The Gimibacter soli genome includes a region encoding these proteins:
- a CDS encoding efflux RND transporter periplasmic adaptor subunit encodes MRQLPALTRRRVAFMAAGLGITALLAVRLIAAAPDEEQAKAGLSRVLPVNVAEVSIEDHYMARRSFTGRVVAGRLSALAFEQGGTLASVAVDLGDRVKKGDVIARLDAARLQASLAQLKAERAEANASLNLANVTLARTEDMFKNGHVSAQRLDEAQANHATVIARLARVDAAIRAMEVDLAKATLKAPFDATVTARYLDEGVIVGPGAPVVELTENGRIEAHIGMPQNHAEAIAGGAPYQLFDGSRHEIKGGTVRGLVPVITGQTRTMLVTFDLPEGSAARGELVNAVIEDRRAGTGTWLPLRAITADVRGLWRVFKIVDGAAGTEARIENVQVLYTNGDRVFVTGSISNGDKIIADGTERLAPGQRVAAVDSTTQSASAAEPRS; translated from the coding sequence ATGAGACAGCTCCCCGCGCTCACCCGCCGCCGTGTCGCATTCATGGCAGCCGGGCTTGGCATCACCGCCCTTCTCGCCGTTCGACTGATCGCCGCCGCTCCTGATGAAGAGCAGGCAAAAGCAGGGCTTTCGCGCGTTCTTCCCGTAAATGTGGCCGAAGTTTCCATCGAAGATCATTATATGGCCCGCCGCAGCTTTACCGGCCGCGTCGTCGCCGGGCGTCTGTCGGCGCTGGCGTTCGAACAGGGCGGCACGCTCGCCTCTGTGGCCGTCGATCTGGGGGACCGGGTGAAAAAAGGCGATGTGATTGCGCGACTCGACGCGGCCCGCCTTCAGGCAAGCCTTGCCCAGCTGAAGGCCGAACGGGCGGAAGCGAACGCCTCGCTCAATCTGGCCAATGTCACGCTGGCGCGGACCGAAGATATGTTCAAGAACGGCCATGTGTCGGCCCAGCGGCTGGATGAAGCGCAGGCGAACCATGCCACGGTCATTGCCCGCCTTGCCCGTGTGGATGCCGCCATCCGCGCCATGGAAGTCGATCTTGCCAAGGCGACGCTGAAGGCACCGTTCGATGCCACCGTCACCGCACGCTATCTGGATGAAGGCGTGATTGTCGGCCCCGGCGCACCGGTGGTGGAACTGACCGAAAACGGCCGCATCGAAGCTCATATCGGCATGCCGCAGAACCATGCCGAAGCGATTGCGGGCGGTGCGCCCTATCAGCTGTTTGACGGCTCCCGTCACGAGATCAAGGGCGGCACAGTGCGCGGGCTTGTGCCCGTCATCACCGGCCAGACCCGCACCATGCTTGTTACCTTCGACCTGCCCGAGGGCAGCGCTGCCCGCGGCGAGCTCGTTAACGCCGTGATCGAGGATCGCCGCGCCGGCACCGGCACCTGGCTGCCGCTGCGCGCCATCACCGCAGACGTCCGCGGCCTGTGGCGTGTCTTCAAGATTGTGGACGGCGCTGCCGGCACCGAAGCCCGGATCGAGAATGTGCAAGTGCTGTACACCAACGGCGACCGCGTGTTCGTGACAGGCTCCATCTCGAACGGCGACAAGATCATTGCCGACGGCACAGAGCGCCTTGCCCCCGGCCAGCGCGTGGCTGCCGTGGATAGCACCACCCAGTCGGCAAGCGCCGCCGAACCCCGCAGTTAA
- the rsmH gene encoding 16S rRNA (cytosine(1402)-N(4))-methyltransferase RsmH, whose translation MTAFGHIPVMLDEVVVAVAPEAGDVIVDGTFGAGGYSRAILEAADCRVYGIDRDPDAVKRAEAFGAGFDGRFRILEGCFGDMDALVREAGEGSADAVVLDIGVSSFQLDEAERGFSFREDGPLDMRMAKAGESAADVVNTYEAGELADIIYQYGEERMSRRIAAAIVAARAEKPFTRTSELANLVERVIGRPPVRPGKKATHPATRTFQALRIHVNDELGELTRGLEGAEKLLAEGGRLVVVTFHSLEDRIVKEFMAERSGRVPSGSRHLPGAIVKGPAPTFRLDRKSAVKPTDAECARNPRARSAKLRVAVRTDAPALAGGRG comes from the coding sequence ATGACCGCGTTCGGCCATATCCCTGTGATGCTGGATGAGGTTGTCGTCGCCGTTGCCCCCGAGGCCGGCGACGTGATTGTTGATGGCACCTTTGGCGCTGGTGGCTACAGCCGCGCGATCCTTGAAGCTGCCGATTGCCGGGTCTATGGCATCGATCGTGACCCTGATGCCGTGAAGCGTGCCGAGGCATTCGGTGCGGGCTTCGATGGCCGTTTCCGTATCCTTGAAGGCTGCTTCGGCGATATGGACGCGCTTGTCCGCGAGGCGGGCGAGGGCAGTGCTGATGCCGTCGTCCTCGATATCGGCGTGTCGTCGTTCCAGCTGGATGAGGCCGAGCGCGGCTTTTCCTTCCGCGAGGATGGTCCGCTTGACATGCGCATGGCGAAAGCCGGCGAAAGCGCTGCCGATGTCGTCAATACATACGAGGCCGGCGAGCTGGCCGATATCATTTATCAATACGGCGAAGAGCGTATGTCGCGCCGCATTGCGGCTGCCATCGTGGCGGCCCGCGCCGAGAAGCCCTTTACCCGCACAAGTGAACTCGCGAACCTTGTGGAGCGCGTCATCGGCCGCCCGCCCGTGAGGCCCGGCAAGAAGGCGACCCACCCGGCGACCCGGACCTTCCAGGCGCTGCGCATCCATGTGAATGACGAACTGGGCGAGCTGACCCGCGGCCTTGAAGGTGCCGAGAAGCTGCTGGCTGAAGGTGGCCGCCTTGTTGTTGTGACTTTCCATTCGCTCGAAGACCGTATCGTCAAGGAGTTTATGGCGGAGCGTTCGGGACGGGTACCTTCCGGCAGCCGGCACTTGCCGGGCGCCATCGTGAAGGGTCCCGCCCCGACCTTCCGGCTTGACCGGAAAAGCGCCGTGAAACCGACCGATGCCGAATGTGCCCGCAACCCGCGTGCGCGCTCTGCCAAGCTGCGCGTTGCCGTGCGCACCGATGCTCCGGCGCTTGCCGGCGGGAGGGGCTGA
- a CDS encoding efflux RND transporter permease subunit, which produces MRGSLYNHPRLVWLILLVIVIAGFNAYTHMPRLEDPHMQSRVVQVTTFYPGADTERVEAEVTEKLERKIFEIPEVKEVKSVTRAGISFISIELEDRVEDAKPITQRLKDKVAEVTDLPAGVTAPDFSDTRIYAHSAILALTWHSDTPVNYAILGRHAREIERKLRNLEGTDFVDVLGLPNEEIRVSFDPKALAAHGLTVAQVAARVAGSDAKGAAGIVSSDTNRMVVQVSGAIDNIARLARVSLGQDEKGAAVRLGDIARIERTFENPASTVAINEGSYGVVVAARMFEDSRIDRWSDAVGRMMAESEETLPASIKLERIFDQRLYADDRLNGLMANLAEGAFVVLAVLLVSLGWRASLVSASILPLTLLAALAIVNIMGLRIEQVLVTGMIVALGIMVDNAIVITDEIQHLRLMGVRRSTAVGITVRKLWLPLAGSTATTIIAFMPLILMPGNAGDFLVGIPAAVIASLIASYVIGFTIISAVAGRVVEGRDPNADMSAKPERVWWRDGVEGRWLSSRFEKSLRWSVKRPILSASLAMLIPMLGFVAATQVESQFFPISDRNQFRLQLQMPGQVSIEETEAAARKLDAFVRQYEGVESLHWYIGVRPGKFYYSVIASNDGVVSIAEAMVTLDDYDRLAEIMPRLQREAPALLPEAVVQVRELETGPPIQAPIEVRVIGPDLAVLQEYGDKVREIVSRLPKVTHTSATLKGSLPLVEIDAREDDVLVAGLTLSDVESQMAALTGGVIATHIIEETQQVPVRLIVDRGARTDINSVADMGLIGTMPQNTADGFREDLPVSAVANVRLNSKVGVIAHHDGERINEIQGFLEFNTIPDIAFNALKEELTAHPLQMPPGYRLEFGGESEERGEALGQLFATVGLLVILMVLTIVLTFNSFRLALVTFLAAVQAAGLGFFSLWFFGYPLTFVVIIGLMGLVGLAINAAIVILSELRNMPAARDGDGEAVVHGVMKTGRHIISTTLTTVGGFMPLILDGGAFWPPFAVAIVGGTFLSMIVSFYFAPAAFLVLARMRPYAAISIGNDGSGHTPVPEGAEAEAKS; this is translated from the coding sequence ATGCGCGGCTCTCTCTACAATCACCCCCGGCTGGTGTGGCTGATCCTTCTGGTGATCGTGATCGCCGGTTTCAACGCCTATACCCACATGCCCCGCCTTGAAGACCCGCACATGCAAAGCCGGGTCGTTCAGGTGACAACCTTCTATCCCGGCGCCGATACGGAACGGGTGGAGGCCGAGGTCACCGAAAAGCTGGAGCGCAAGATTTTCGAAATCCCCGAGGTGAAGGAGGTGAAATCCGTCACCCGCGCCGGGATCAGCTTCATCAGCATTGAGCTTGAAGACCGGGTCGAAGACGCCAAGCCCATCACCCAGCGCCTGAAAGACAAGGTGGCTGAAGTGACGGACCTGCCAGCAGGCGTCACAGCCCCCGATTTCTCGGACACCCGCATCTATGCCCACTCGGCCATTCTGGCGCTGACATGGCACAGCGACACGCCGGTCAATTACGCCATCCTTGGCCGCCACGCGCGGGAGATCGAACGCAAGCTCCGTAACCTTGAAGGCACCGACTTTGTGGACGTTCTCGGCCTGCCGAACGAGGAAATCCGCGTATCGTTCGACCCCAAGGCCCTTGCCGCCCACGGCTTGACGGTGGCGCAGGTCGCCGCCCGCGTTGCCGGGTCTGACGCCAAGGGCGCTGCCGGCATCGTCAGCAGCGATACCAACCGCATGGTTGTGCAGGTATCGGGCGCCATCGACAATATCGCGCGGCTCGCCCGCGTATCGCTCGGACAGGATGAAAAAGGCGCTGCCGTGCGCCTAGGCGATATCGCCCGCATCGAGCGCACCTTTGAAAACCCGGCAAGCACGGTTGCCATCAACGAAGGCTCGTACGGCGTTGTGGTGGCCGCCCGCATGTTTGAAGACAGCCGCATTGACCGCTGGTCGGATGCCGTTGGCCGCATGATGGCGGAATCCGAAGAAACGCTGCCCGCTTCGATCAAGCTGGAGCGCATCTTCGACCAGCGCCTGTATGCCGATGACCGCCTGAACGGCCTGATGGCAAACCTTGCCGAAGGTGCCTTTGTGGTGCTGGCTGTGCTTCTGGTGTCGCTTGGCTGGCGGGCCTCGCTTGTGTCCGCTTCCATCCTGCCACTCACGCTGCTCGCCGCCCTTGCCATCGTCAATATCATGGGGCTGCGGATCGAGCAGGTGCTTGTCACCGGCATGATCGTGGCGCTTGGCATAATGGTCGACAACGCCATTGTGATCACCGACGAGATCCAGCATCTGCGCCTGATGGGCGTGCGCCGCTCCACCGCCGTTGGCATCACGGTGCGGAAACTGTGGCTGCCGCTTGCAGGCTCCACCGCCACCACCATCATCGCCTTCATGCCGCTCATTCTGATGCCGGGCAACGCGGGTGATTTTCTGGTAGGGATCCCTGCCGCCGTGATCGCTTCGCTGATTGCGTCCTATGTCATCGGCTTCACCATCATTTCGGCCGTTGCCGGCCGTGTGGTCGAAGGCCGCGACCCGAATGCGGACATGAGCGCAAAGCCCGAACGCGTCTGGTGGCGCGACGGGGTGGAAGGCCGCTGGCTTTCGTCCCGCTTTGAAAAGTCGCTGCGCTGGTCGGTGAAACGTCCGATCCTGTCGGCCTCGCTTGCCATGCTTATCCCCATGCTCGGTTTCGTGGCAGCTACACAGGTAGAAAGCCAGTTCTTCCCGATCAGCGACCGCAACCAGTTCCGCCTGCAGTTGCAGATGCCAGGGCAGGTCTCGATCGAGGAAACCGAAGCGGCAGCCCGCAAGCTTGATGCCTTCGTGCGCCAGTATGAAGGCGTGGAAAGCCTGCACTGGTACATCGGCGTGCGCCCCGGCAAATTCTATTACAGCGTGATCGCCTCGAACGACGGCGTGGTCAGCATCGCCGAAGCCATGGTCACATTGGATGATTATGACCGGCTGGCCGAGATCATGCCGCGCCTGCAGCGTGAAGCCCCGGCCCTGCTGCCCGAGGCGGTCGTGCAGGTGCGCGAGCTGGAAACCGGCCCGCCGATCCAGGCCCCCATCGAGGTGCGTGTGATTGGCCCCGATCTCGCCGTGCTGCAGGAATATGGTGACAAGGTCCGCGAGATTGTCAGCCGCCTGCCGAAAGTCACCCACACCTCCGCCACGCTCAAAGGCTCGCTGCCGCTTGTCGAGATCGACGCCCGCGAGGATGACGTGCTGGTTGCCGGCCTGACGCTTTCGGATGTTGAAAGCCAGATGGCCGCCCTCACCGGCGGTGTGATCGCCACCCATATCATCGAGGAAACCCAGCAGGTGCCCGTGCGCCTGATCGTGGACCGCGGGGCGCGCACCGATATCAACTCGGTTGCCGACATGGGCCTCATCGGCACCATGCCGCAAAACACGGCGGACGGCTTCCGCGAGGACCTGCCGGTTTCGGCGGTTGCCAATGTGCGGCTGAATTCGAAGGTTGGTGTTATTGCCCACCATGACGGCGAACGGATCAATGAGATTCAGGGCTTCCTCGAGTTCAACACGATCCCCGATATCGCCTTCAACGCCCTGAAGGAAGAACTGACCGCGCATCCCTTGCAGATGCCGCCGGGCTACCGGCTGGAGTTTGGCGGCGAAAGCGAAGAACGCGGCGAGGCACTCGGGCAGCTGTTCGCAACCGTCGGCCTTCTTGTCATCCTGATGGTGCTGACCATCGTGCTGACCTTCAACAGCTTCCGCCTTGCCCTCGTCACTTTCCTTGCCGCCGTGCAGGCAGCGGGCCTCGGCTTCTTCTCGCTGTGGTTCTTCGGTTATCCGCTCACCTTCGTGGTGATCATCGGCCTGATGGGCCTTGTCGGCCTCGCGATCAACGCGGCCATCGTGATCCTGTCAGAGCTGCGCAACATGCCCGCTGCCCGTGACGGCGACGGCGAGGCTGTGGTGCACGGAGTGATGAAAACGGGCCGCCACATCATCTCGACGACGCTGACGACGGTTGGCGGTTTCATGCCGCTGATCCTCGATGGCGGGGCCTTCTGGCCGCCGTTTGCCGTCGCGATCGTGGGCGGGACATTCCTGTCGATGATCGTGAGCTTCTATTTCGCCCCGGCCGCCTTCCTCGTACTCGCCCGGATGCGGCCCTATGCAGCCATCAGCATCGGCAACGATGGCAGCGGCCACACCCCCGTGCCCGAAGGCGCGGAGGCGGAAGCCAAAAGCTGA
- a CDS encoding TetR/AcrR family transcriptional regulator — translation MTELKRLVREDEPCDHDPEELRAAKPTRGRPRCLEKNVAILDAAVALFLENGFDGTSMDEVARHAGVSKQTVYSHFSSKEQLFSEAVHSKIAEYAPSITLSKLQEHTMEEELSAVCHSYAELLVSEDAIAVYRLLVSAANKGPALADLFWRSGPEEMCQNLMDFLQSWVDRGELVIENVETAALNLLALLKGDLHFKRSIGLIDSVDEKALHKHVDEVLMGWLMVYRRRKA, via the coding sequence GTGACCGAGTTGAAGAGATTGGTTCGCGAAGACGAACCCTGCGATCATGATCCGGAAGAGTTGCGGGCAGCAAAGCCCACGCGGGGCCGTCCGCGTTGCCTTGAAAAGAATGTCGCCATTCTGGATGCGGCTGTTGCCCTGTTCCTCGAGAACGGCTTCGATGGCACCAGCATGGACGAGGTCGCCCGCCACGCGGGTGTTTCCAAACAGACCGTCTACAGCCACTTCTCAAGCAAGGAGCAGCTTTTCTCCGAGGCCGTGCATTCGAAGATCGCGGAATATGCGCCTTCGATCACGCTGTCGAAGCTGCAAGAGCATACGATGGAAGAAGAGCTTTCCGCCGTTTGTCATTCCTATGCCGAACTGCTGGTGAGCGAGGATGCGATTGCGGTTTACCGCCTGCTCGTTTCCGCCGCCAACAAGGGGCCGGCGCTTGCCGACCTGTTCTGGCGTTCGGGGCCGGAGGAAATGTGTCAGAATCTGATGGATTTCCTGCAGTCCTGGGTCGACCGCGGCGAACTGGTTATCGAGAATGTGGAAACCGCAGCCTTGAACCTGCTGGCGCTCCTGAAAGGTGACCTGCATTTCAAGCGCTCGATCGGCCTGATTGACAGTGTCGACGAGAAAGCCCTGCACAAGCATGTTGATGAAGTGCTGATGGGCTGGCTGATGGTCTATCGCCGCCGCAAGGCCTGA
- a CDS encoding division/cell wall cluster transcriptional repressor MraZ — protein MSVPATFRAAVAGGAFPGIVLYRPFNLACIEGADMAFLERLSDQFYDEFGPFNPDQAALTATILAGAVQLAFDPEGRVMLPGEFKEHAGITDTATFVGIGRKFQIWGPEAFEAYQADQFVKAAEAAPKLRPAKGGQS, from the coding sequence GTGTCCGTTCCTGCGACCTTCCGTGCGGCCGTCGCCGGCGGTGCCTTCCCCGGCATCGTGCTTTATCGTCCCTTCAATCTTGCCTGCATCGAAGGGGCAGATATGGCGTTCCTCGAGCGCCTTTCAGACCAGTTCTATGATGAATTCGGCCCCTTCAATCCCGATCAGGCGGCGCTGACCGCCACCATCCTTGCCGGTGCCGTGCAGCTCGCCTTCGACCCCGAAGGGCGCGTCATGCTGCCGGGCGAGTTCAAGGAACATGCAGGCATCACCGACACCGCGACCTTTGTGGGTATCGGCCGCAAATTCCAGATCTGGGGCCCCGAGGCCTTCGAGGCCTATCAGGCCGACCAGTTCGTCAAGGCCGCCGAGGCCGCGCCCAAGCTGCGCCCTGCGAAGGGAGGTCAGTCATGA
- a CDS encoding N-acetylmuramoyl-L-alanine amidase gives MQAISHPSPNRDARAGGITPDMVILHYTGMETGEAALARLVDPSASVSAHYLVEEDGRIFQLVDEADRAWHAGVSHWQGREALNHHSIGIEIVNPGHEFGYRAFPEAQIAALLALLADIAGRRAIRRDLYIGHSDVAPDRKTDPGELFPWERLAAAGFGVMPAVEDAVLADTGDAPADQLAACWHHLAEIGYRIDANDPYGKGADIVAAFQRHWRRGAVTGQIDRGTAAAIASVRDQIIRLKEAS, from the coding sequence ATGCAGGCGATTTCCCATCCATCACCGAACCGCGATGCCCGGGCGGGCGGTATCACGCCCGATATGGTGATCCTGCATTATACCGGCATGGAAACAGGCGAGGCGGCACTGGCCCGGCTCGTTGATCCCTCGGCTTCGGTGTCCGCCCATTATCTGGTTGAGGAAGACGGCCGTATTTTCCAACTGGTGGATGAGGCCGACCGTGCGTGGCACGCCGGCGTGTCCCACTGGCAGGGACGCGAGGCATTGAACCACCATTCCATCGGGATCGAGATCGTCAATCCGGGGCACGAGTTCGGCTATCGAGCATTCCCCGAGGCGCAGATCGCGGCGCTTCTGGCTCTGCTTGCCGATATCGCGGGGCGACGTGCGATCCGGCGTGACCTTTATATCGGCCACAGCGATGTGGCGCCGGACAGGAAAACCGATCCCGGCGAGCTTTTCCCGTGGGAGCGGCTGGCTGCAGCCGGATTCGGCGTCATGCCGGCGGTGGAAGATGCTGTCCTCGCCGACACAGGCGACGCGCCTGCCGATCAACTCGCCGCGTGCTGGCACCATCTGGCCGAGATCGGCTACAGAATTGACGCAAACGATCCCTATGGTAAAGGGGCGGACATTGTGGCCGCTTTCCAGCGCCACTGGCGGCGCGGCGCGGTGACAGGTCAGATCGACCGGGGCACGGCTGCCGCCATTGCCAGCGTCCGTGACCAGATTATCCGCCTGAAGGAGGCTTCATGA